A region from the Actinoplanes sp. OR16 genome encodes:
- a CDS encoding LURP-one-related/scramblase family protein: MFVIKERFFSIGDDFDVLDENGAKVFHVDGKVFSLRNRVVIEDAAGEEVASVQRQLVALRPTYEIRIGGEKAAEVRKKLFTPFREKFTIDVPGPDDLEMKGDLLDHEYVIEQAGVEVASVSKRWLTIRDTYAVKVAEGVDPLLIIGSVLALDLALDRDARPGD, translated from the coding sequence ATGTTCGTGATTAAAGAGCGGTTCTTCTCGATCGGTGACGACTTCGACGTGCTCGACGAGAACGGCGCGAAGGTCTTCCACGTGGACGGCAAGGTGTTCAGCCTGCGCAACAGGGTGGTCATCGAGGACGCGGCCGGCGAGGAGGTGGCCAGCGTGCAGCGTCAGCTGGTCGCGCTGCGGCCGACCTATGAGATCCGGATCGGCGGGGAGAAGGCGGCGGAGGTGCGCAAGAAGCTGTTCACGCCCTTCCGGGAGAAGTTCACCATCGACGTTCCGGGGCCGGACGACCTGGAGATGAAGGGTGACCTGCTCGACCACGAGTACGTCATCGAGCAGGCCGGCGTCGAGGTCGCGTCGGTCTCCAAGCGCTGGCTGACGATCCGGGACACGTACGCGGTGAAGGTCGCCGAGGGCGTCGACCCGCTTCTCATCATCGGCAGCGTGCTGGCCCTCGATCTCGCGCTGGACCGGGACGCCCGCCCGGGAGACTGA
- a CDS encoding helix-turn-helix domain-containing protein: protein MSDVGVLLRQWRTTRRLSQLELSSQAGVSARHLSFVETGRSQPTRDMILRLATELDVPLRGQNELLLAGGFAPAWAETSLSGPRLAQVMSSLRDVLTGHHPYPAVLIDRHWTMIDANEAIRPLIDGCASWLLEPPVNVLRLSLHPAGMAPRVDNLAEWRTHILHRLGQQATRTADPVLRSLHEELTGYPGGTVQQTPDGLVVPLRMNGLSFFSTTSVLGTPLDVTLSELAIEAFLPADATTAAALRGD from the coding sequence ATGAGTGATGTGGGAGTGCTGTTGCGCCAGTGGCGGACGACCCGGCGGCTGAGCCAGCTGGAGTTGTCCTCGCAGGCCGGCGTGTCGGCGCGGCACCTGTCGTTCGTGGAGACCGGGCGCTCCCAGCCGACCCGCGACATGATCCTGCGCCTGGCCACCGAACTCGACGTGCCGTTGCGCGGCCAGAACGAGCTGCTGCTGGCGGGCGGGTTCGCGCCGGCGTGGGCGGAGACGAGCCTGTCCGGCCCCCGGCTGGCGCAGGTGATGTCCTCGCTGAGGGACGTCCTCACCGGGCATCACCCGTACCCCGCTGTCTTGATCGACAGGCATTGGACCATGATCGATGCGAACGAGGCGATCAGGCCGCTCATCGACGGTTGTGCGTCCTGGCTGCTCGAACCGCCGGTCAACGTGCTGCGCCTGTCGCTGCATCCGGCGGGCATGGCGCCGCGCGTCGACAACCTCGCCGAGTGGCGCACCCACATCCTGCACCGCCTCGGCCAGCAGGCCACCCGCACCGCCGACCCCGTGCTCCGATCGCTGCACGAGGAGTTGACCGGCTACCCGGGCGGCACGGTGCAGCAGACGCCGGACGGTCTCGTCGTGCCGTTGCGCATGAACGGCCTGTCGTTCTTCAGCACCACGTCGGTGCTCGGCACGCCCCTCGACGTCACGCTCTCCGAGCTCGCCATCGAGGCGTTCCTGCCGGCCGACGCGACGACGGCTGCGGCCTTGCGAGGCGATTGA
- a CDS encoding nuclear transport factor 2 family protein, translated as MSDFDSVVDRYLAVWNETGATARRQLVDDLFAPDVRYVDPMASVAGRDALDGLIGAVQQRFPGLVFSRGAGAVDAHHDQGRFTWHLGPDGGEALVVGFDVAELDGEGRIVRVLGFLDRVPAA; from the coding sequence ATGAGTGATTTCGACAGCGTGGTGGACCGCTATCTGGCGGTGTGGAACGAGACCGGCGCGACAGCCCGGCGGCAACTCGTCGACGACCTGTTCGCTCCCGACGTCCGATACGTCGACCCGATGGCCTCGGTCGCCGGGCGCGACGCCCTCGACGGGCTGATCGGGGCGGTACAGCAGCGATTCCCCGGGCTGGTGTTCAGCCGGGGCGCGGGCGCGGTGGACGCGCATCACGACCAGGGGCGGTTCACCTGGCATCTGGGACCGGACGGCGGGGAGGCCCTGGTCGTGGGGTTCGACGTGGCCGAACTCGACGGCGAGGGCCGGATCGTGCGGGTGCTCGGCTTCCTCGACCGGGTGCCGGCGGCCTGA
- a CDS encoding glycoside hydrolase family 11 protein → MLAAAVGAMVMTVAMAGVAHAEADRTVSSNTTGTHNGYYFSFWKDSGDASMTLLADGRYTSRWNNSTNNWVGGKGWATGTRRTVTYSGSYNPGNNNTYLALYGWTRNPLIEYYIVENFGSYNPSSGATRLGTVTTDGGTYDILRSQRVNAPSIDGTRTFYQYWSVRQQKRSSGTITTANHFDAWARAGLNLGTNHSYQIMATEGYQSSGSSDITVREGGGSTNPTTPPPTGSNCTATITPGEQFGDRFNLNVAVSGTSSWTVSLALNGGQSIQNSWNAAVTGTTGTVTARPNGNGNNFGITVMANGNWTWPTITCRAG, encoded by the coding sequence ATGCTCGCCGCCGCCGTCGGCGCCATGGTGATGACCGTCGCGATGGCCGGAGTCGCACACGCCGAAGCCGACCGGACCGTCAGCTCGAACACCACCGGAACCCACAACGGCTACTACTTCTCCTTCTGGAAGGACAGCGGCGACGCCAGCATGACGCTGCTCGCCGACGGCCGGTACACCAGCAGGTGGAACAACAGCACCAACAACTGGGTCGGCGGCAAGGGTTGGGCCACCGGCACCCGCCGGACCGTGACCTACTCGGGCAGCTACAACCCGGGCAACAACAACACCTATCTGGCCCTGTACGGATGGACCCGCAACCCGCTGATCGAGTACTACATCGTCGAGAACTTCGGCAGCTACAACCCGAGCAGCGGCGCCACCCGGCTGGGCACCGTCACCACCGACGGCGGCACCTACGACATCCTGCGCAGCCAGCGGGTCAACGCGCCGTCGATCGACGGCACCCGCACGTTCTACCAGTACTGGAGTGTGCGGCAGCAGAAGCGCAGCTCCGGCACGATCACCACGGCGAACCACTTCGACGCCTGGGCGCGCGCCGGGCTGAACCTGGGCACCAACCACAGCTACCAGATCATGGCTACCGAGGGTTACCAGAGCAGCGGCAGCTCGGACATCACGGTTCGTGAGGGCGGCGGTTCCACCAACCCGACCACTCCCCCGCCGACCGGCAGCAACTGCACCGCGACCATCACTCCCGGTGAGCAGTTCGGCGACCGCTTCAACCTGAACGTCGCGGTCAGCGGCACCAGCAGCTGGACCGTGTCGCTCGCCCTCAACGGCGGCCAGAGCATCCAGAACAGCTGGAACGCCGCGGTCACCGGCACCACGGGGACCGTCACCGCACGGCCGAACGGCAACGGCAACAACTTCGGCATCACGGTCATGGCAAACGGCAACTGGACCTGGCCGACCATCACCTGCCGGGCAGGCTGA
- a CDS encoding MmcQ/YjbR family DNA-binding protein, with the protein MADEREQPARVEDVHAIAAGMPHVTVVDGTGDNPVYQVGRKSFVFFRNPRPDAVDPATGERYQDVIVFWVPSEADKQALIQDTSNPFFTTAHFNGHLSVLVRASRLGEVTRAELAEVIQDAWLSRASARRAADWLAKREQ; encoded by the coding sequence GTGGCCGATGAGCGGGAACAGCCGGCGCGGGTCGAGGATGTGCACGCGATCGCGGCGGGGATGCCCCATGTGACGGTTGTCGACGGAACCGGGGACAACCCGGTCTATCAGGTCGGGCGCAAGTCGTTCGTGTTCTTCCGGAACCCGCGGCCGGACGCGGTGGACCCGGCCACCGGCGAGCGCTACCAGGACGTGATCGTCTTCTGGGTGCCGTCGGAGGCCGACAAGCAGGCCCTGATCCAGGACACGTCGAACCCGTTCTTCACCACCGCTCACTTCAACGGGCACCTGTCCGTGCTGGTGCGGGCGAGCCGGCTCGGTGAGGTGACGCGGGCCGAGCTGGCCGAGGTGATCCAGGACGCGTGGTTGTCGCGGGCGTCGGCGCGTCGGGCGGCGGACTGGCTGGCGAAGCGGGAGCAGTAA